The DNA segment GGGGTCGGTCAGGGCACCGTCTGGCTGCTGCTGGGTGTCGCGCCGTACCCCGTGCTGCTCGCCACCGGCGCCTGGTACGTCCGTCGTGCCGAGCGCAACGAGGGTGACGTGAGCGGGCGTTGAACCAGACGTACGGAATCGCCGGGGTGTCCGCCGTGGTGCTCGCCACGGCACTCGTCGGCGCGCTCGGCCTGCGGATCTCCCGGACCACCTCCGACTTCTACGTGGCCTCCCGCACGGTCGCGCCCCGGCTCAACGCCTTCGCGGTGAGCGGGGAGTACCTGTCCGCCGCCTCCTTCCTCGGCATCGCCGGGCTGCTGCTCGCCCAGGGCGTCGACATGCTCTGGTTCCCCATCGGCTACACCGCCGGGTTCCTCGTCCTGCTGGCCTTCGTCGCCGCCCCGCTGCGCCGGTCCGGCGCCTACACGTTGCCCGACTTCGCCGAGGCCCGGCTGGAGTCGCGTGCCGTGCGCCGGATCGCCGGGGTGCTCGTGGTGGGCGTCGGCTGGCTCTACCTGCTGCCCCAACTGCGGGGCGCCGGACTGACCTTGCGGCTGCTGACCGGCGCGCCCGGGTGGCTCGGCGGCCTGGTCGTCGCCGTCGTGGTGACCGCAGCCGTCGCCGCCGGGGGCATGCGCAGCATCACCTTCGTCCAGGCGTTCCAGTACTGGCTCAAGCTGACCGCGCTGCTGGTGCCCGTGGTGTTCCTGCTCGCCGCCTGGCACGCCGACCGCGCCCCGCTGCCCGTCTGGGACCAGCGGCCCGTGTTCCACCGGTCCACCGAGGTCCGCGTCGACCGCCCGATGACCGTCACCGTCGAGGAACCGGTACGGGTCACCGCCACCGGCAGCATCGACGGACACCCGCTGCGGGGCGCCGCGCTCACCCTCACCGAGGGCCGCCACCACATCGGCGCGCACACCGGCCTGCGCTTTCCGCCCGGTGCCCAAGTCCCGCTGCCCGAAAGGGAGACGGGCTCCGCCTCGCTCGCCCCGAGGCGCGGGGAACACGGGCTGTACGCCACCTACGGGCTGATCCTCGCCACCTTCCTCGGCACCATGGGCCTGCCGCACGTGGTCGTCCGCTTCTACACCAACCCCGACGGCCGCGCCGCCCGCCGCACCACCGTCATCGTGCTCGGCCTGCTCGGCGCGTTCTACCTGCTCATGCCGCTCTACGGCTCGCTGGCCCGGCTGTACGCGCCCGACCTGCTGCTCACCGGCGACACCGACGCCGCCGTACTCATGCTGCCCCAGCGGCTGATCGGCGGGGTCGGCGGCGACCTGCTCGGCGCGCTGGTCGCGGGCGGGGCCTGCGCGGCCTTCCTGTCCACCGCTTCCGGGCTGACCATGTCCGTCGCCGGGGTGCTCGCGCAGGACGTGCTCCCGGCGCTGGGCCTGCGGCACTTCCGGCTCGCCGTGGTCCCCGCCATCGCCGTGCCCACCGCCGCCGGGACGGTGGTCGGCGGGCTGCCGGTGGCCGACGCGGTCGGGCTGGCGTTCGCCGTCTCCGCCTCCTCCTTCTGCCCCCTGCTCGTCCTCGGCATCTGGTGGCGCGGCCTCACCCCGCCCGGCGCCGTCGCCGGGCTCCTCCTCGGCGGCGGCTCGGCCCTGACCGCCGTCACCACGACCATCACCGGCGGCGCCTCTTCCGGCTGGACGCACACCTTGCTGGCCTGGCCCGCCGTCTGGTCGGTCCCGGTCGGCTTCACGGCGATGATCCTGGTCTCCCTCGCCACCCGACACCGGGTCCCGGCCGGAACGGCGGCCACGATGGCACGGCTGCATCTGCCGGAGGGACGGGTGTGAGGTGGGGAGAGTGCCGGGAGACGGCTGTGGCGTCGCCGGGCGGCAGTGTGCCCGGCGGTCTCGCGGCGCGGGCCGGGTGCGCGCGGCGGTCGTCCGGCAGCGTGGCGCGGCCGCGTCCGTCCGGAGGGTGGGTGTGAGATGGCGGATCTGAGTGTGCTCGGGGTGTTGCTGCTGGCTGTCGCGGGGCTCGCGTTGTTCGTGCTGGGGGCCGCGCTGGGGCATGTCGCGCTGCGGCGGCAGCAGGCCAACCCGGCGGGCCCGGGTACGCCGGTCGAGCAGGCCACCTTCCACACCCTGCACACCGCCTCGCTGGCCGCGCCCCCGCTGCGGGCCGGCCTCACCCCGGACACCGCGCGGAAGGCGGCCCGGCGGCTGCGGCCGCTGCTCGGGGCCGGGGCGCTCGCGCTCGCCGACGAGGAGACCGTGCTCGCGTGGGACGGGGCCGGGGAGCATCACCGCGCCGAGGTCGCCGAGCGGCTGGCCGCCGTGGTGCGGGAGGGGCGCACCCAGCGCGTGGAACTGGACTGCGCGCACGATGACTGCCCCGTACGGCAGGGCGTGCTC comes from the Streptomyces seoulensis genome and includes:
- a CDS encoding cation acetate symporter, which encodes MNQTYGIAGVSAVVLATALVGALGLRISRTTSDFYVASRTVAPRLNAFAVSGEYLSAASFLGIAGLLLAQGVDMLWFPIGYTAGFLVLLAFVAAPLRRSGAYTLPDFAEARLESRAVRRIAGVLVVGVGWLYLLPQLRGAGLTLRLLTGAPGWLGGLVVAVVVTAAVAAGGMRSITFVQAFQYWLKLTALLVPVVFLLAAWHADRAPLPVWDQRPVFHRSTEVRVDRPMTVTVEEPVRVTATGSIDGHPLRGAALTLTEGRHHIGAHTGLRFPPGAQVPLPERETGSASLAPRRGEHGLYATYGLILATFLGTMGLPHVVVRFYTNPDGRAARRTTVIVLGLLGAFYLLMPLYGSLARLYAPDLLLTGDTDAAVLMLPQRLIGGVGGDLLGALVAGGACAAFLSTASGLTMSVAGVLAQDVLPALGLRHFRLAVVPAIAVPTAAGTVVGGLPVADAVGLAFAVSASSFCPLLVLGIWWRGLTPPGAVAGLLLGGGSALTAVTTTITGGASSGWTHTLLAWPAVWSVPVGFTAMILVSLATRHRVPAGTAATMARLHLPEGRV